A region of the Brachybacterium sacelli genome:
CCGCACGGTGCGGGACATCTTCGGCGGCTGGTGCGACGCGGCCGGCGTCCCCCGTCCCAGCGTGCGCCTTCCCGGCTCCGTGGCCCGTTTCGCCGGCCGCGTCGTCGAACGGGTCTGGGAGCACCGCCCCGGGCATGACGAACCGCCGATGACCGAGTTCCTCGCCGAGCAGATGTCCACCGCGCACTGGTTCGACCAGCGCCGCACCCGCGAGCGCCTGCAGTGGACCCCGCAGGTGACCCTGGACGAGGGCAACGAGCACCTCGCCGCCTGGTTCCGCGAGCACCCGGTCGCCGCCGGATGAGGTTACGGTGCTCGGTGTCCTCCCTCCCCTCCGCACGGAAGATCCCGGACCCGACATGAGTCAGAACGCCCCCGCCCCTGAACCCGACGGCGCCGAGCCCGCCGAGCCCACCGAGGCCGAGCTGCTGGCGGAGATCGACGCCGAGCTCGCCGCCGAACGCTCCGCGACGCAGCGGGCCGGGGCGCGGCTGACCGGTGCTGTGCTGCTGATCGGCGGGATCATCGGCTGGATCGCGGCGCTCGCGCTGCAGATCGACAAGGACTACCTGCTCGCGCACCCCGGGGAATCCCTGGCCTGCGACATCAACCCGTTTATCTCCTGCGGCAACGTGATGATGACCTGGCAGGCCTCCGCCCTGGGCATTCCCAACCAGGCGATCGGGCTCGCCGGCTTCGGGATCATGGCGGCGATCGGCTCGCTCATGCTCAGCGGCGCCCACCTGCCCACCTGGTTCCGCTGGGCCCGCCTGGGCGGTATGACCTTCGCGTTCGGGTACATCCACTTCCTGGCGATCTCGGCCATCTATCTGATCCGGGCGCTGTGCCCCTGGTGCATGGTGATCTGGGCCGTGACCGCCCCGATGTTCTTCGCGAACCTCGCCCATCAGATCGAGAGCGGCGACGTGCGGGTTCCCGGCCTGCTCGGGCGCGTGCTGCGCCACTGGGTGCTCCTGTCCCTGGCCTGGTATGCGCTGGTGATCCTCGCGATCCTCGCCGGCTTCTGGCGGCAATGGCTCGCGATGGCCGGGCTGCTCTGAACCTTTCGGCGCTCCGGAGGGTGCACGCGGCCTCGCCGCGCTGATCCTTCCTCCCCAAGGGGTCTTCGTCCCCAGCGACGCCGTCGCCCATGATCCCGGGTGGCCGCTGTCCCTAGGGTCGCGGGCATGGGAGCACACGCAGGATCCGGCGGCGGAAGTCGCGGCCGGGCCGGGCGGCACCGCCGCACCGGTCAGGCCCTCGTCGAGCGCCGCGACCACACGGACGGCGACCGCCCTCGTCGCCTCGCGCTGCCGTCCCCCTCGCCCTCCGCGCTGGTGGGCATCGCCGTGCTCGTGCTCATCGCCGTGGGCGTCATCCACCTCTCCGGAGCGGGCTCCGCCGTCCCGCTGGAGACCCCGCCCGTGACCGCGGCGGAGACGAGTGCGGAGACGCCGCGCGAGACCGCGGGCGACCCCTCGGACGGCGGCGGGGACGGTGAGGACGGCGAGGACGGCGGGGACACCGCGAGCTCCGCGGCGCCCTCCGGTCCCGCCGAGCTCCTGGTGCACGTCTCCGGGGCGGTGGCGACACCGGGCGTGGTGCGCCTGCCCGCCGGAGCGCGCGTGGACGACGCGCTGCGCGCTGCGGATGGGGCGAGCGAGGACGCGGAGCTCTCCGCGGTGAATCTGGCCCGACCGGTGGCCGATGGGGAGCAGATCCACGTGCCCCGTCCCGGTGAGGAGCCGCCGGTCCCCGCCGCAGGCAGCCCCGACGATGCCGGGGCGACGGGGGAGCCGGCCGACGACACGGGAGCCGACGGCGGCCCGATCGACCTCAACTCCGCGAGCGCCGCCGAGCTGGAGGAGCTGCCGGGTGTCGGTCCCGCGATCGCCCAGCGCATCGTCGAGCACCGTGAGAAGAACGGCCCCTTCGCCTCGGTCGACGACCTGCTCGAGGTCTCCGGGATCGGCCCCGCCACGCTCGAGGAGATCCGCGCACAGGCAGCCGTATGACCTCCGCCGATCTCCGCCTCCTCCCGGCCGCGACCTGCGTCTGGGCCCTGGCCGTGCTCGGTGTCACCGCAGGGACGGCGGCGGCGGTCGCCGGCGGCGCCCTGCTGATCGCCGGGGTGCTGACCGCCCTCCTGCTCACCGGTGGGATGCGCACCCGGCACGGACTGCTCGCCCATCTCGGGATCATCGCCCTGGCCGGGGTGCTGCTGTTCCCCGCCCTGGAACGCCACGGCGGCAGCGACCGGCAGCTCGAGGACGCGGCCGGTGACGGCCTGATCGTCGAGCTCACCGTGATCGCGGGGGAGGATCCTGCCCCTCCCGAGGCCGGCCCCGCCTGGGCCCGCAGCGGGATGCAGATGATGGCGCGCACCGTGGCCGGTCCCGCGCGACTGGGACGCGAGCAGGCCGAGCTGCCCGCCTCGCTGCCGCTGCTGGTGCGCGCCGAGGGGGAGAGCGCCGACGCCCTGGCCCGGATCCGGGACGGACAGGCGATCCGCGTGCGCGGCGTCCCGAGCACCAGCGGCGATCTGCTCGTGCTGCGAGCCACCGAGGTCTCCCCGGCCGAGACCGCGGCCGGGTCCGAGCGGCTCCGTGCTGCCCGCGCGGCGCTGCGGGACCGGGCCCGTGAGCACACCGCCCATCTGCCGGACGACGAGGCTGCTCTGGTGCGGGGCATGACCACGGGGGACACCTCCGGGCTCGGTGCGGAGACGGAGGAGATGATGCGGCGCGCGGGGATCTCGCACCTGGTCGCGGTCTCCGGGGCGAACATCGCCCTGGTGCTCGCCGCGGTGCTGGGGCCCCTCCTGCTGGCCGGGGTCCGGCGCCGCCCCCGGCTCGCCGTGGCCGGCGCGGTGATGGCGGGCTACGTCTGGCTGGTCGGGGACGAGCCCAGCGTCCAGCGCGCCGCCACCATGGCCGCCCCGCTGCTGGCCGCCCGCTTCGCCGGGGTGAGGGCCTCCCCGGTCGCGGCACTCGCCCTCACCGTCGCCCTGTGGTCGGTGCTCGACCCGGTCACCGCCGCCTCGGTCGGCTTCCTGCTGTCCGCCCTCGCCACCGCAGCGATCCTCCTGGCCGCGCCCCCGGTCGCGGGTGTGCTCCGCGAGCTCAGCGGCGAGCGGCTGGGCAGGACGCCGGCGCTGGTGATCGCGGTGCCGCTGGTCGCGCAGCTCGCGTGCACGCCCCTGCTGATCCTGCTGACCCCCGAGGTCTCGGTCTGGGCGGTGCCGGTCAACCTGCTGGTCGGGCCCCTCGTCGGCCCCACCACCGTGATCGGGCTGCTGGCCCTCGTGATCGGCCTGTTCTGGCCCGCGGCGGCGCAGGCCCTGGACTCGGTCGCCGCCGGGGGAGCGCACCTGGTGCTGCTCATCGCGCGCACCGCGGACTCCCTGCCCGGCTCCCGGATCGCCGTACCCGAGGGCGGGACGGGAGCCCTGCTGGCCGTCGCGGTGCTGCTCGGCCTGACCCTCGCGATCGCCGCCCGCCGGGTGCCGCTCGTGCGCTGGGTGACCGCTGCGGTGCTGGTGGCCGCGCTGGCCCCGGGCATCGGCCGGATCCTCCCGGGCGGGAGCGTGCCGGGGTGGACCCTCGCCGTCTGCGCCGTCGGTCAGGGGGATGCCCTGCTGCTGCGAGCCACCGGTGACCCGCAGCGTGCGCCGACCGTGCTCATCGACACCGGGCCGGATCCCGCTGCACTGGGCCGCTGTCTGGATCGTCTGCAGGTCGCGACCATCGACCTGCTGGTCCTCACCCACCCCCATCTCGACCACACCGGCGGTCGTACGGCTCTGACCGGAGCCCGCGCTCCCGAGGCGCAGTGGATCTGCCCGCTGCCGGAGGCCGCGGACGAGGCCGTCCCCGGCGTCCCGGCGACCGTGGCCACCGCCGGGCGCACCTGGCGGGAGAGCGGCATCGCCCTGGAGGTGCTGTGGCCGGGCTCGGCCGAGGACGCCGTCGCCGCCACCGCCCGCGAAGAGGGCTCGGGGGAAGGGGACGCCGCCAACGACTGCTCCGTCGTCCTGGCGGCGACCTGGGCCGACGGCACCCGTCTGGTCTCGCTCGGGGACCTCGAGCCCGCGGCCCAGGCGGAGCTGCTCACCGCAGACCCGGGGCCCGCCGACATCGTCAAGGTCGCCCATCACGGCTCCCGCCGTCAGGACGAGGACCTGTACCGCCTCCTCGACCCGGAGCTCGCGCTGATCACCGTCGGCCGGGAGAACACCTTCGGCCACCCCACCGACGAGGTGCTCGGTCTGCTCCGCTCCCTGGGCACCCCGGTGATCCGCACCGACGTCCACGGCACCGTCGTCCTGTCCGCCGCGGGGCCCGACACGGCACGATCCGTCGGCCCGGCCCGATAGGATCGACCCTCGTCCCCGAGCAGTGAGGAGATCCCGTGAGCGATGTCGAGTGGCACAGCGTCGCCCTCGCACCGATCGTGCTCGTCCACGGCACAGAGACGCTGATCGCCGAGCGCGCCGTGCGACGGCTGCGGACGCTCGCCAAGGAGGCCGACCCGTCGGTCGCGGTCCACGACCTCTCCGGGGAGGCCGCCGGTCCCGGCGCCCTCACCCAGGTCGCCAGCCCCTCCCTCTTCGGCGAGCCGCGCTTCGTGCTCGTGCCCGATCTGCAGTCCGCACCGGACGCCCTCGTGCTCGAGATCCAGGAGTACGTGAAGAACCCCGAGCCCGAGGTCGCCCTCGTGCTCGTCCACCGCGGCGGCAACCGCGGCAAGAAGCTCCTGGATGTCCTGAAGATGGCGGGAGTCCCCCGGGTCGACGCGAGCCCGGTCAAGCGCGCCGGCGACAAGCAGGCCTTCGTAGCCGCGGAGTTCGCCCGGGCAGAGCGCCGTATCCAGCCCGAGGCGGTGGCCGCCCTGGTCGACGCCTTCGGCACCGACCTGGCCGAGCTCGCGGCCATCAGCCGCCAGCTCATCGAGGACACCACCCCGGACGAGGGACAGCAGGCGCCCCGGATCACCGCGCAGGACGTGCACGCCGTGACCGCGGGCCGGGTGGAGTCCACCGCCTTCGCCGTGGCCGATGCCGCGATCGCCGGCAAGGAGCAGGAGGCCCTCCAGCTGCTGGCTCAGGCCCAGCTCGCCGGAGCCGACCCGGTGCCGATCGTCGCCGCGATCGCCTCCAAGATGCGCTCGCTCGCGAAGGTGACCGCGTCCGGGGCGAGCCCCCGCAGCCTCGGCATGCCCGACTGGATGCTCCGCAACCTCTCGCGCGAGGCGAGGAGCTGGACCGATCGCTCCCTGGCCCGCTCCCTCGAGGCCGTCGCCCGCGCCGATCACGAGGTCAAGGGTGCCGGGCGCGATCCACGGTGGTCCGTGCAGCACATGGTGATGGAGATCTGTCGTGCCCGCCGGGCGCGCTGACCAGGTGACCGGCAGCCGCTGCACAGCCGCGTGCGAGCACGCAGAAGGCCCGGTACGGATCGTTCCGCACCGGGCCTTCGCGCACCCCGTCAGGCGGGGCGGCAGCTGAGCTGCGAGATCACCGAGCGCCGGCGACCAGCTTCGCGAGACCGGACTTGCGGTTCGCGGCCTGGTTCTGGTGGATGACGCCCTTGGAGACGGCCTTGTCGAGCTTGCGGGAGGCGACCTTGAGGGCCTCGTCGGCCGCGGCGGGGTCACCGGTGGTGACGGCGGCGCGGACCTTGCGGATGTGCGTCTTGAGCTCGGACTTCACAGCCCGGTTGCGCAGACGCGCCTTCTCGTTGGTCTTGTTCCGCTTGATCTGGGACTTGATGTTTGCCACGAAGACTCTTCTCTAGTGCTGCTGAGGTGGATCATCCGGGACGGCCGAGGAACGGAGCCGGCGGGGACGGCGGTGGGGATTCGCCTGGAGACGCCGGTACCGGGTCGCTGCCACGGGTACACGTCCGGGTCGCACCACCGTCATCCCTGACACGGCGGGACCACGGCATGCGCACACCGAACGGTATGTCACACATACGAGGCAAGACCTTACCAGAACCCCTGCTCGAGCAGTGCTCGGTGTGCGGCGTGTCTCCTGCCGGTCCGGGCAGGTCATGCCCGGTCAGTCCCGTCGGTCGTGCACCCTGCGCACCGCCTCGGCCACCCGGGTGAAGCGCTGCTCGTCCAGACGTCCGCCCTCGCGGCGCACTGCGTCAGGATCCAGCCGCAGCAGACGATCGGCCCGCACCTCGGAGGGCCGGCTCTGCCGGTCCGAGTCCCCGGCACCGATGTCGACCCAGGTGGACCCGTGCTCATCGGTGGTCACCTCGCCGGATGCGGCCCGGTCGCGGGAGGTGAGCATCAGCGCCACCAGCACCTCGCCGGACCCGTCGGAGCCGCCGGTGGAGGCATCCTCCCGGGCCAGGACCAGCACCGGGCGGTCCTTGCCGCGAGTGATGTCCTCCTCGTAGGGCACGAAGGCCCACACCACCTCGCCCGGATCCGGGCGGTCGTCCTCGTGGGGGGCGTAGGCGATCTCGGGCGGACGGGACGGCTCCCGGTCCCGCAGCGCCCCGGCGGCCTCGGCGAGGGCAGCGTCGCCGGCGCCGTCGGTGCTCGGCCGGCGGGCGGCGCGGACCGCGGTGCGAGCGAGGTCCCGCGCCCCGCGACGCACGGCGGGGGAGCGCGAGGCGGTGCGGAGCACGGAGGTGAGGCGGGTCAGAAGGGACATGCTGCTCGCTTCCTGGCGTGAACCCGGGGGTGAGTGCCTACGTCGATCGGGGACGGTGTGAGAATGGTAGGCATGTCAGCCAGCTCTCTGTTCCGCCGTGTCGAGACGGGCTCGGGCTGCGACGAGATGTTCGCGCCCGACGGGTCGGTGCGGTCCACCTATGCGGCGCTGCACGACGCTCTCGCGGGCCTGGGCCCCGAGGAGTTCCGCGCACGCTCGGAATCCCTCGCGCACAGCTACCTCGACCAGGGCATCACCTTCGACTACGCGGGGGAGGAGAGACCGTTCCCGATCGACGCGATCCCGCGCGTGATCGCCGCTGACGAATGGTCCGGTGTCTCCCGAGGCGTCGCCCAGCGCGTGCGTGCCCTGGAGCACTTCCTCGACGACCTCTACACCGACCAGCGGGTCATCGCCGACGGGGTGATCCCCGTCGAGCTCGTCAGCTCCTCGAGCTCCCTCGTCGAGGTCATGCGCGGCTACCGTCCCCCCAACGGCGTGCGCATCCACATCTCCGGCATCGACCTGGTCCGCGACGGCGACGGGGAGTTCCGGGTGCTCGAGGACAACGTGCGCACCCCCAGCGGAGTCAGCTATGTGCTCTCGAACCGCCGCGCGATGGCCCAGACCTTCCCGGAGCTGTTCGCCCACCGGCCGGTGCGACGGGTCGGGGAGTACCCGGGTCGCCTGCTCAGCGCCCTGCAGGCCGCCGCCCCCGACACCGCGGGGGAGGAGCCCACCGTGGTGGTGCTCACCCCGGGCCGGTACAACAGCGCCTACTTCGAGCACTCCCTGCTGGCCCGCACCATGGGCATCGACCTGGTGGAGGCCGACGACCTCGTCGCCCGCAACGAGCGCATCTACATGCGCACCACCGCCGGACTGCGTCGCGTGGACGTCATCTACAAGCGCACCGACGACGACTTCCTGGACCCCGAGGTGTTCCGCCCCGACTCGGTGCTGGGGGTGCCCGGCCTGGTCCGTGCGATCCTCGCCGGCAACGTCGTGGTCTCCAACGCTCTCGGCAACGGCATCGGCGACGACAAGCTCACGTACACCTACGTGCCCGCTCTGATCCGTTACTACCTGGGCCAGGACCCGATCCTGCCCAATGTCGACACCTGGCGCCTGGAGGAGCCGGACTCCCTGGTCGAGGTGCTGGATCGTCTCGACGAACTGGTGGTCAAGCCGGTCGACGGCTCCGGCGGCAAGGGGATCGTCATCGGTCCGGCCGCCACCCGGGAGGAGCTCGACGCCCTGCGCGAGCGGCTCCTGACCGATCCGCGGGGGTGGATCGCCCAGCCCGTCGTGCAGCTGTCGACCATCCCCACCCTGGTCGACGAGGGCCCGGAGGCGCGGCACGTGGACCTGCGACCCTTCGCGCTGAACAGCGGCGACGAGGTCTGGGTGCTGCCCGGCGGTCTCACCCGGGTCGCCCTGCCCCGCGGAGAGATGATCGTGAACTCCTCCCGCGGCGGAGGCTCGAAGGACACCTGGGTGCTCGCGGCCGCACGGGCCGCCGCGGCGGTGCCCGGGTCGGGCCGGGCACCCGACGGGACCGTCGCCCCGCCCGACGAGCGGATCGAGGATCCCCTCGACGAGGACTACGACGGGTTCGACGACCTTCCCGAGGAGCGCACGGAGCTGCCGGCGCAGCAGCCCGACCCCGTGACCTCGGCGATCCCGATGCTCGATCACGACGACCTCGACGACGCCGAGGAGGGGGACCATGATGCTCAGTCGGATCGCTGATTCCGTGTTCTGGATCGGCCGTTACGTCGAGCGCGCCGACCAGACCGCCCGCATCCTCGACGTGATGCTGCAGTCGATCACCGAGGACGCCTCCCAGGACGAGCACCTCGCCTGCAGCGGCGTCTACGAGATCTTCGGTGTCGCCGAGCCGGTGGAGGCCGACCTCAGGGTGCAGCGGGTGCTGGACCTCCTGGTCACCGACCGGCAGAACCCCTCCTCGGTGGCCGGAGCACTGCAGATCGCCCGCGAGAACGCCCGGGGTGCCCGCGAGGTGCTGACCACCGAGGTGTGGGAATCGCTGAACAGCACCACGCTGGGGATGCCCCGTGGGGTGCGGCCCTCCCGCATGCACGGCGCCTTCCAGTTCGCCAAGGACCGCTGCGCCGTGGTCAACGGACTGGTCGACGCCTCCATGACCCGCGACGAGGCCTGGCTGTTCCTGCGGATCGGCCAGCTGCTGGAGCGGGTCGACATGATCGCCCGGATCCTGCAGGCCCACGACCTGGAGGACTCCTCCGACGGTGCGACCGTGATGCTGCTGCGCAGCTGCAGCGCCCACGAGGCCTACATCCGCTCCTACCGCGGGCGGGTGCGGGCCGCCCAGGCGATCGAGTTCCTCCTGCTGGATTCGATCTTCCCCCGCTCCGCCGCCCACTGCCTGCTCGAGATCGACGAGGCTCTCGAGACCCTCGCCAAGCTCCACGGCAGCAGTTTCGACCGGATGGGGACCTCGGAGCCCGGCCGTCGCATCGTCGGCCGGGCGACGGCCAGCCTGCGCTTCCGCTCGCTCGAGGACATCGTCGCGGACTTCGACGAGGAGATGGAGCAGCTGCAGAGGGTCACCGGCGCCATCACCCGCTCGCTCGGCAGCACCTACTTCCACCCCGCGAACTGACGGCGCACCCGGGGGAGCGGTATGGGTTCACCGGTGATGCTGGCCCATCCCTTTCGGGGACGCTGGCGGGTCCAGAACTCTCCTGCCGACCGGGTGCCGAGCCACGGCACCTCCCTGTTCGCGCTGGACCACTCGATCGACCTGGTCCCGGTCGATGCCCGCGGTCGAAGCGCACCGCTGCGTCCGCGCTCCCTGCTGCGCCCGGAGCCGCCGGAGTGGTTCCCGGGTTTCGGGCGCGAGCTGCTGGCCCCGGTCGCCGCAGTGGTGGTAGCGATCGACGACGGCGCGGACGACCATGCGGCGCGGCGCGGCCTGCCCTCGGTCACCTACGCGCTGACGCAGCGCGCCCGTCTCGCCGAGGGCTGGGCCGGCCTGGCCGGCAACCACGTGATCCTCCGCGCGGGTGAGGACGACTCCGTGTTCCTCGCCCTCTGCCATCTCCGGCGCGGCAGCATCGCGGTGCGGCCGGGGCAGCGGGTCGAGGTGGGGGAGCGTCTGGGCGCCTGCGGCAACTCCGGCAACAGCACCGAGCCGCACCTGCACCTGCAGGCGATGACCGCCGCGGACCCGTCGCGG
Encoded here:
- a CDS encoding alpha-E domain-containing protein, which codes for MMLSRIADSVFWIGRYVERADQTARILDVMLQSITEDASQDEHLACSGVYEIFGVAEPVEADLRVQRVLDLLVTDRQNPSSVAGALQIARENARGAREVLTTEVWESLNSTTLGMPRGVRPSRMHGAFQFAKDRCAVVNGLVDASMTRDEAWLFLRIGQLLERVDMIARILQAHDLEDSSDGATVMLLRSCSAHEAYIRSYRGRVRAAQAIEFLLLDSIFPRSAAHCLLEIDEALETLAKLHGSSFDRMGTSEPGRRIVGRATASLRFRSLEDIVADFDEEMEQLQRVTGAITRSLGSTYFHPAN
- the holA gene encoding DNA polymerase III subunit delta, whose protein sequence is MSDVEWHSVALAPIVLVHGTETLIAERAVRRLRTLAKEADPSVAVHDLSGEAAGPGALTQVASPSLFGEPRFVLVPDLQSAPDALVLEIQEYVKNPEPEVALVLVHRGGNRGKKLLDVLKMAGVPRVDASPVKRAGDKQAFVAAEFARAERRIQPEAVAALVDAFGTDLAELAAISRQLIEDTTPDEGQQAPRITAQDVHAVTAGRVESTAFAVADAAIAGKEQEALQLLAQAQLAGADPVPIVAAIASKMRSLAKVTASGASPRSLGMPDWMLRNLSREARSWTDRSLARSLEAVARADHEVKGAGRDPRWSVQHMVMEICRARRAR
- a CDS encoding ComEA family DNA-binding protein, translated to MGAHAGSGGGSRGRAGRHRRTGQALVERRDHTDGDRPRRLALPSPSPSALVGIAVLVLIAVGVIHLSGAGSAVPLETPPVTAAETSAETPRETAGDPSDGGGDGEDGEDGGDTASSAAPSGPAELLVHVSGAVATPGVVRLPAGARVDDALRAADGASEDAELSAVNLARPVADGEQIHVPRPGEEPPVPAAGSPDDAGATGEPADDTGADGGPIDLNSASAAELEELPGVGPAIAQRIVEHREKNGPFASVDDLLEVSGIGPATLEEIRAQAAV
- a CDS encoding ComEC/Rec2 family competence protein is translated as MTSADLRLLPAATCVWALAVLGVTAGTAAAVAGGALLIAGVLTALLLTGGMRTRHGLLAHLGIIALAGVLLFPALERHGGSDRQLEDAAGDGLIVELTVIAGEDPAPPEAGPAWARSGMQMMARTVAGPARLGREQAELPASLPLLVRAEGESADALARIRDGQAIRVRGVPSTSGDLLVLRATEVSPAETAAGSERLRAARAALRDRAREHTAHLPDDEAALVRGMTTGDTSGLGAETEEMMRRAGISHLVAVSGANIALVLAAVLGPLLLAGVRRRPRLAVAGAVMAGYVWLVGDEPSVQRAATMAAPLLAARFAGVRASPVAALALTVALWSVLDPVTAASVGFLLSALATAAILLAAPPVAGVLRELSGERLGRTPALVIAVPLVAQLACTPLLILLTPEVSVWAVPVNLLVGPLVGPTTVIGLLALVIGLFWPAAAQALDSVAAGGAHLVLLIARTADSLPGSRIAVPEGGTGALLAVAVLLGLTLAIAARRVPLVRWVTAAVLVAALAPGIGRILPGGSVPGWTLAVCAVGQGDALLLRATGDPQRAPTVLIDTGPDPAALGRCLDRLQVATIDLLVLTHPHLDHTGGRTALTGARAPEAQWICPLPEAADEAVPGVPATVATAGRTWRESGIALEVLWPGSAEDAVAATAREEGSGEGDAANDCSVVLAATWADGTRLVSLGDLEPAAQAELLTADPGPADIVKVAHHGSRRQDEDLYRLLDPELALITVGRENTFGHPTDEVLGLLRSLGTPVIRTDVHGTVVLSAAGPDTARSVGPAR
- a CDS encoding type II toxin-antitoxin system PemK/MazF family toxin — translated: MSLLTRLTSVLRTASRSPAVRRGARDLARTAVRAARRPSTDGAGDAALAEAAGALRDREPSRPPEIAYAPHEDDRPDPGEVVWAFVPYEEDITRGKDRPVLVLAREDASTGGSDGSGEVLVALMLTSRDRAASGEVTTDEHGSTWVDIGAGDSDRQSRPSEVRADRLLRLDPDAVRREGGRLDEQRFTRVAEAVRRVHDRRD
- the rpsT gene encoding 30S ribosomal protein S20, with the protein product MANIKSQIKRNKTNEKARLRNRAVKSELKTHIRKVRAAVTTGDPAAADEALKVASRKLDKAVSKGVIHQNQAANRKSGLAKLVAGAR
- a CDS encoding M23 family metallopeptidase; protein product: MGSPVMLAHPFRGRWRVQNSPADRVPSHGTSLFALDHSIDLVPVDARGRSAPLRPRSLLRPEPPEWFPGFGRELLAPVAAVVVAIDDGADDHAARRGLPSVTYALTQRARLAEGWAGLAGNHVILRAGEDDSVFLALCHLRRGSIAVRPGQRVEVGERLGACGNSGNSTEPHLHLQAMTAADPSRARPLPITFPGGLPRTGELLDIH
- a CDS encoding vitamin K epoxide reductase family protein; protein product: MSQNAPAPEPDGAEPAEPTEAELLAEIDAELAAERSATQRAGARLTGAVLLIGGIIGWIAALALQIDKDYLLAHPGESLACDINPFISCGNVMMTWQASALGIPNQAIGLAGFGIMAAIGSLMLSGAHLPTWFRWARLGGMTFAFGYIHFLAISAIYLIRALCPWCMVIWAVTAPMFFANLAHQIESGDVRVPGLLGRVLRHWVLLSLAWYALVILAILAGFWRQWLAMAGLL
- a CDS encoding circularly permuted type 2 ATP-grasp protein; this translates as MSASSLFRRVETGSGCDEMFAPDGSVRSTYAALHDALAGLGPEEFRARSESLAHSYLDQGITFDYAGEERPFPIDAIPRVIAADEWSGVSRGVAQRVRALEHFLDDLYTDQRVIADGVIPVELVSSSSSLVEVMRGYRPPNGVRIHISGIDLVRDGDGEFRVLEDNVRTPSGVSYVLSNRRAMAQTFPELFAHRPVRRVGEYPGRLLSALQAAAPDTAGEEPTVVVLTPGRYNSAYFEHSLLARTMGIDLVEADDLVARNERIYMRTTAGLRRVDVIYKRTDDDFLDPEVFRPDSVLGVPGLVRAILAGNVVVSNALGNGIGDDKLTYTYVPALIRYYLGQDPILPNVDTWRLEEPDSLVEVLDRLDELVVKPVDGSGGKGIVIGPAATREELDALRERLLTDPRGWIAQPVVQLSTIPTLVDEGPEARHVDLRPFALNSGDEVWVLPGGLTRVALPRGEMIVNSSRGGGSKDTWVLAAARAAAAVPGSGRAPDGTVAPPDERIEDPLDEDYDGFDDLPEERTELPAQQPDPVTSAIPMLDHDDLDDAEEGDHDAQSDR